One window from the genome of Salvia miltiorrhiza cultivar Shanhuang (shh) chromosome 7, IMPLAD_Smil_shh, whole genome shotgun sequence encodes:
- the LOC130992065 gene encoding exocyst complex component EXO70B1, translating into MAENGEEKLIAVARHIAKTLGHTDNMTDDILKIFSSFDGRLREKLAEKLSDDGMEQILDAIDHQISQFISSDRPIWSGSADPGAFLDSVDQLIAAVRDWTPLADDKKISACLDRAEDLLQQSMFRLEEEFRTLVERGAESFDATQAESAHPHHPDYSDDDDDFGDEDENFIPVAQPITDYDIVIDALPLGTVGDLHQIAKRMVGAGYMKECAHAYSSCRRDFLEESFSRLGLQKLSIDDVHRMQWTQLEDEIEKWIKAMNVAFRILFPSERRLCDRVFLGLSSAADLAFMEVCRGSTIQLLNFADAVAIGSRAPERLFKVLDVYETVRDLMPEFDIIFSDQYCVSLRNEAITIWKRLGEAIRGIFMELENLIGRDPAKEPVPGGRMHPITRYVMNYLRAACRARQTLEQVFEESVGTAGSNLDYRKGDDASLASSSSLGVQIAWIMELLESNLEAKSKIYRDPALCAVFMMNNGRYIVQKAKDNELGTLLGEDWIRKHAAKVRQYHVNYQRSSWSKVLGVLKVDSNSMSPNETSKNMKEKLKLFNSYFEEICKTQSSWVIFDDQLKDEVRGSITGTLCPAYRSFVGRLQGASDSGKNADRYIRFSVEDVEARISQLFMGGSSGRRCDETFHFKFSKPKLEDMYEDLLRIRGLKFRKPKLHHHHHHHHHHHHDDLVHIKGLKFRKPIMAQLRRARYKS; encoded by the exons ATGGCGGAAAACGGTGAGGAGAAGCTCATAGCCGTTGCTCGCCACATCGCCAAAACTCTCGGTCACACCGACAACATGACCGACGACATTCTCAAGATTTTCTCCAGCTTTGACGGAAGGCTGCGCGAGAAGTTGGCGGAGAAGCTCTCCGACGACGGCATGGAGCAAATCCTAGACGCAATCGACCACCAGATCTCCCAGTTCATCTCCTCCGACCGCCCGATTTGGTCGGGCTCAGCCGATCCCGGCGCCTTCCTCGATTCAGTCGATCAATTGATCGCCGCCGTGCGCGACTGGACGCCGCTCGCGGACGACAAGAAGATCTCCGCCTGCCTCGACCGCGCCGAGGATCTGCTCCAGCAGTCGATGTTCCGGCTGGAGGAAGAGTTCAGAACCCTCGTCGAGCGCGGCGCTGAGTCGTTCGACGCGACTCAGGCCGAGTCAGCTCACCCGCACCATCCCGACTActccgacgacgacgacgattTCGGCGACGAGGACGAGAATTTCATCCCCGTGGCTCAGCCGATCACGGACTACGACATCGTGATCGACGCCCTGCCGCTGGGGACGGTCGGCGACCTCCACCAGATCGCTAAGCGGATGGTGGGGGCCGGGTACATGAAGGAGTGCGCGCACGCCTACAGCTCGTGCCGGAGGGATTTCCTCGAGGAGAGCTTCTCGCGCCTCGGTCTGCAGAAGCTGAGCATCGACGATGTGCACAGAATGCAGTGGACTCAGCTGGAGGATGAAATCGAGAAATGGATCAAGGCGATGAACGTCGCGTTTAGGATCCTGTTCCCGAGCGAGCGCCGCCTCTGCGATCGCGTTTTCCTCGGTTTATCCTCGGCTGCCGATCTCGCATTCATGGAGGTTTGCAGAGGCTCCACAATTCAGCTATTGAACTTTGCAGACGCCGTGGCGATAGGGAGCCGCGCTCCGGAGCGGTTGTTCAAGGTGCTCGACGTTTACGAGACGGTGAGGGATTTGATGCCCGAATTCGACATAATTTTTTCCGATCAGTATTGTGTGTCTTTGAGGAATGAAGCGATTACTATTTGGAAGAGATTAGGGGAGGCAATTAGGGGGATTTTTATGGAGTTGGAGAATTTGATCGGTAGAGATCCAGCTAAGGAGCCCGTCCCCGGCGGAAGAATGCATCCGATCACGCGATATGTGATGAATTATCTGCGCGCTGCTTGCAGGGCTAGACAGACATTGGAGCAAGTTTTCGAAGAGAGTGTTGGTACTGCTGGAAGCAATCTTGATTACAGAAAAGGGGATGACGCGTCCTTGGCATCGTCATCCTCTTTAGGGGTCCAAATAGCGTGGATCATGGAGTTGTTGGAGAGTAATTTGGAGGCGAAGTCGAAGATTTACAGGGATCCTGCATTGTGCGCCGTGTTCATGATGAACAACGGGAGGTACATTGTGCAGAAGGCCAAGGATAACGAGCTGGGGACGCTGCTAGGTGAGGATTGGATCAGGAAACACGCGGCGAAGGTGAGGCAGTATCATGTGAATTACCAAAGAAGTTCTTGGAGCAAGGTTTTGGGAGTTTTGAAGGTTGATAGCAACTCGATGTCGCCTAATGAGACGTCCAAGAATATGAAGGAGAAGCTGAAGTTGTTCAATTCCTACTTTGAGGAGATATGCAAGACGCAGTCTTCTTGGGTGATATTCGATGATCAGTTGAAAGATGAGGTGAGGGGTTCGATCACGGGGACGTTGTGCCCCGCGTATCGGAGCTTCGTGGGTAGGCTGCAGGGGGCTTCGGATAGTGGTAAGAATGCAGATAGGTATATCAGGTTTAGTGTGGAGGACGTGGAGGCCCGGATCAGCCAGCTCTTTATGGGAGGCAGCAGTGGAAGAAG GTGTGATGAAACATTTCATTTCAAGTTTAGTAAGCCCAAATTGGAAGATATGTACGAAGATTTACTTCGTATTCGTGGGCTTAAGTTCCGTAAGCCCAAACTGcatcaccatcatcatcacCACCACCATCATCATCACGACGATTTAGTTCACATTAAAGGCCTCAAATTCAGAAAGCCCATTATGGCCCAACTACGTCGGGCAAGGTATAAAAGCTAA
- the LOC130992064 gene encoding sorting nexin 2B-like: MGSEKNPKANNAEKEEEREEFLHPLSADDKLQTLTLNSDGEETFNGEVSTSKSYSHYRSAMTTLSSSTEQPLFPPPSVATNPAVSDPLLFPSHNPSLDSPSYADMFHPFHERLPESNGNGEISGEDTVSSPLSQSSSSDYLRISVSDPQKEFEPSNSIVPGGNTYISYLIMTSTNIADYEESDFSVRRRFKDVVTLSDRLSEGYRGFFIPPRPDKSLVESQVMQKQEFVEQRRVELEKYLKRLARHPMIRKSDELRVFLTVQGRMPLPTSIDMASRMLDGAVRLPKQLLGESSSVIEPQDVVHSAKGGRDMLRFFKEFKQSVVNDWGNARPSVEEEDKEFLEKKAKLKDLEQHLTNASKQAESLVKAQQEMGEIMGELGLAFIKLTKFESEQATSNTQRVRATDMKNVATSAVKVSRLYRELNAHTVKHFDSLHEHMGMMLAVHSAFADRSSALLTLQTLISELSALHSRADKLETASSKMFGGDKSRVRKLEDLKDAIRVTEDAKSCAIKEYERIKENNRTEIQRLDEERKADFVNMLKGFVTNQVAYSEKIGIEWTKVAEETSRYAREST, from the exons ATGGGATCAGAGAAGAATCCTAAAGCAAATAATgcggaaaaagaagaagaacgaGAAGAATTTCTTCACCCCCTTTCCGCAGATGATAAATTGCAAACCCTAACCCTCAATAGCGACGGCGAAGAAACCTTCAATGGAGAAGTCTCTACATCCAAATCCTATTCACATTACCGCAGTGCCATGACTACTCTTTCCTCCTCCACCGAGCAACCCCTTTTCCCTCCGCCGTCGGTCGCCACGAATCCCGCCGTCTCGGATCCCCTCCTATTCCCCTCTCACAACCCCTCTCTTGATTCCCCATCCTACGCGGACATGTTCCATCCGTTCCACGAAAGGCTCCCGGAATCCAACGGAAACGGCGAGATCTCCGGCGAGGACACGGTTTCGTCGCCTCTATCTCAGTCTTCTAGCTCTGACTATCTGAGAATCAGCGTTTCGGATCCGCAGAAGGAGTTTGAGCCCTCGAATTCGATTGTTCCGGGTGGGAATACTTACATCAGTTATCTGATCATGACGAGCACGAACATTGCGGATTATGAGGAGTCGGATTTTAGCGTGCGCAGGCGGTTTAAGGATGTAGTTACGCTGTCAGATCGGCTGAGTGAAGGTTACAGAGGGTTCTTCATCCCGCCTCGGCCGGATAAGAGTTTAGTTGAAAGTCAGGTGATGCAGAAGCAGGAGTTTGTGGAGCAGAGAAGAGTGGAATTGGAGAAGTACTTAAAGAGGCTCGCGAGGCATCCGATGATTCGAAAGAGTGATGAGTTGAGGGTGTTTTTGACGGTGCAGGGGAGAATGCCATTGCCCACGAGCATTGACATGGCGTCGAGGATGCTTGATGGGGCTGTGAGGCTGCCGAAGCAGCTGTTAGGAGAGTCGAGTAGTGTGATTGAGCCGCAAGATGTGGTGCATTCAGCTAAAGGTGGGAGGGATATGCTGAGGTTCTTTAAGGAATTCAAGCAATCTGTTGTCAATGATTGGGGTAACGCAAGGCCGTCTGTGGAGGAGGAGGATAAGGAGTTCTTGGAGAAAAAGGCCAAGTTGAAGGATCTTGAGCAGCATCTCACAAATGCGTCGAAGCAG GCAGAATCATTGGTTAAGGCACAGCAAGAAATGGGGGAGATCATGGGAGAATTGGGGTTGGCTTTTATCAAGTTAACCAAGTTTGAGAGTGAGCAGGCAACATCAAATACCCAAAGAGTGAGGGCTACTGACATGAAAAATGTAGCCACTTCAGCTGTTAAAGTGAGCAGATTGTATCGAGAATTAAATGCACACACTGTGAAGCATTTT GATTCATTGCACGAACACATGGGAATGATGTTAGCTGTACACAGTGCGTTTGCAGATCGTTCTAGTGCCTTACTGACATTGCAAACTCTTATATCGGAATTGTCTGCCTTGCATTCAAGAGCTGATAAACTTGAAACTGCTTCATCTAAAATGTTTGGTGGTGACAAGTCAAGGGTTCGCAAGTTGGAGGACTTAAAAGATGCCATTAGGGTCACAGAGGATGCCAAAAGTTGTGCCATCAAAGAATATGAAAGGATTAAG GAAAATAATAGGACCGAAATCCAAAGGCTTGACGAAGAAAGAAAGGCCGACTTTGTTAACATGCTGAAAGGATTTGTTACAAATCAG GTTGCatatagtgagaaaattggaATTGAGTGGACCAAAGTGGCGGAGGAGACAAGCAGATACGCGAGGGAGAGCACGTAG